A stretch of Ligilactobacillus faecis DNA encodes these proteins:
- a CDS encoding IS607 family transposase, with translation MKANEVMKLLQISRSTLLRWRKDGILKATKLPSGQYDWDANSVFKILNKGETRGVYLYARVSTPKQKQDLENQIENLKSFAMKNGYQVSGLYQDIASGISFEKRKEFFELLDLVIEGKVSKIIITYKDRLSRVGFDLFKHLFAKYHTEIIVMSELSDKKTDQREIFEEIISLLHAFSMKMYASRRKKLKEALKEEESEKDRQK, from the coding sequence ATGAAAGCAAATGAAGTGATGAAATTATTACAGATCAGTCGTTCTACTTTATTAAGGTGGCGAAAAGATGGTATTTTAAAAGCCACAAAGTTACCTTCTGGACAATATGATTGGGACGCTAATTCTGTATTTAAGATATTAAATAAAGGTGAAACTCGGGGTGTTTATCTTTATGCTAGAGTGTCTACACCTAAACAAAAACAAGACCTTGAAAACCAAATAGAAAACTTAAAAAGTTTTGCTATGAAGAATGGTTATCAAGTTAGCGGTCTGTATCAAGATATAGCTAGTGGCATTTCTTTTGAAAAAAGAAAGGAGTTTTTTGAATTACTTGATCTTGTAATTGAGGGTAAAGTATCAAAGATCATTATTACTTACAAAGATAGATTAAGTCGTGTTGGTTTTGACTTGTTCAAGCACTTATTTGCCAAGTATCACACTGAAATTATCGTGATGTCAGAATTGAGTGATAAAAAGACAGACCAACGAGAAATTTTTGAGGAGATCATTAGCTTGTTACACGCGTTCTCAATGAAAATGTATGCAAGTAGAAGAAAGAAACTCAAGGAAGCTTTAAAAGAGGAAGAAAGTGAAAAAGACCGTCAGAAGTAA
- a CDS encoding RluA family pseudouridine synthase, with protein sequence MKTAVIETQSGRLDKVLTKVFPEYSRSQIQQLLEAGNILVNGAQKKGKYKVKQGDKVTLEEPELKTLALEPEKIQLDIVYEDEDVIVVNKPQGMVVHPAPGHEAHTLVNALLYHCPLSTINGTLRPGIVHRIDKDTSGLLMVAKNDQAHQSLAKQLKEKTNLREYLALVHGQIKEDEGTINAPLGRSPKDRKKQAVIANGRPAVTHFKVLKRYQHYTLISCRLETGRTHQIRVHLKYIGHPLAGDPLYGPKKTLKGHGQFLHAAKLGFTHPRTGEFLTFEAKLPEIFTKQLEDLDKNEQIQ encoded by the coding sequence TTGAAGACAGCTGTGATCGAAACGCAAAGTGGTCGTTTAGATAAAGTCTTGACTAAAGTCTTTCCAGAGTATTCGCGTTCTCAGATCCAACAATTATTGGAAGCAGGCAATATTTTAGTAAATGGTGCACAGAAAAAAGGAAAGTATAAAGTCAAACAAGGTGATAAAGTTACTTTAGAAGAACCAGAATTGAAAACACTAGCTTTAGAGCCAGAAAAGATCCAACTTGATATCGTTTATGAAGATGAAGATGTGATCGTCGTCAATAAACCTCAAGGGATGGTCGTCCATCCCGCCCCAGGACACGAAGCACATACGTTAGTCAATGCTTTGTTGTATCATTGCCCCCTCTCAACGATCAATGGAACGTTGCGACCTGGGATCGTTCATCGGATCGATAAAGACACGTCTGGTTTATTGATGGTCGCTAAAAACGATCAAGCCCATCAAAGTTTAGCTAAGCAATTAAAAGAAAAAACAAATCTCCGTGAGTATTTAGCACTTGTGCATGGTCAGATCAAAGAAGATGAAGGAACGATCAATGCTCCTTTAGGTCGTAGTCCGAAAGACCGTAAAAAACAAGCAGTCATTGCCAATGGGCGGCCAGCCGTTACCCATTTTAAAGTTCTCAAGCGATATCAACATTATACTTTGATCAGTTGTCGGCTTGAAACAGGGCGGACACACCAGATCAGAGTCCATTTAAAATATATCGGTCATCCGCTTGCCGGAGATCCGCTCTATGGACCTAAAAAGACGCTTAAGGGACACGGCCAGTTTTTACATGCTGCTAAATTGGGCTTCACTCACCCGAGAACGGGAGAATTTTTAACTTTTGAAGCTAAATTACCAGAAATTTTTACAAAGCAACTAGAAGACCTTGACAAAAACGAACAAATACAGTAG
- the pyrR gene encoding bifunctional pyr operon transcriptional regulator/uracil phosphoribosyltransferase PyrR — protein sequence MAKEVIDAITMKRALTRMTYEIIEKNKGVDGIVLVGIKTRGIYLARRIANRLKQLEDVDIPVGELDISLYRDDVHHDLETGHEPVVKDTQISFDITNKHVILVDDVLFTGRTIRAALDALMDQGRPKTINLAILVDRGHRELPIRADFVGKNIPTALNEEVSVYVEEIDGKDGIELKTIK from the coding sequence GTGGCAAAAGAAGTGATTGACGCGATCACGATGAAACGAGCATTGACACGGATGACATATGAGATCATCGAAAAAAATAAAGGTGTTGACGGGATCGTCTTAGTGGGGATCAAAACGCGTGGGATCTATTTGGCACGTCGGATCGCTAACCGTTTGAAACAATTAGAAGACGTTGATATCCCAGTCGGAGAATTAGATATTTCGCTTTACCGTGATGACGTCCATCATGATCTTGAAACAGGACATGAACCAGTCGTTAAAGATACCCAGATCAGTTTTGACATCACTAACAAGCATGTGATCTTAGTTGATGATGTCTTATTTACAGGACGCACGATCCGAGCTGCATTGGATGCGTTGATGGATCAAGGACGTCCAAAGACGATCAACCTTGCGATCTTAGTTGATCGCGGGCATCGTGAATTACCGATCCGAGCTGATTTTGTTGGTAAAAATATCCCAACAGCTCTTAATGAAGAAGTTTCCGTCTATGTGGAAGAGATCGATGGCAAAGATGGGATCGAGTTAAAGACAATCAAATAA
- a CDS encoding solute carrier family 23 protein has translation MKTKNEVFRNEDALLDINDKPSFPHWLVLSIQHLFTMFGATVLVPLLIGLDPSIALFCSGIGTLVYLFCTKAKIPAYLGSSFAFIMTMQVLMKNYGYPAVGQGAIAAGLVYVIVSLIVGKFGSAWVDQLLPPVVVGPIVIVIGLSLATTAANDAMLNNSTYDLKYFSVALLTLLLTIIFNIYLKGFPSMIPVLLGIISGYIIAVLLGIVDFSGVAKAKWFSLPAFDVMFINYDFKWYPAAILGMAPIAFVTMTEHMGHIMVLNKLTKRNFFKDPGLNRTLLGDGLSSIIAGFAGGPPTTSYGENIGVLAMSKVHSVWVISGAAFFAFLFSFCGKISALIQSIPSPVIGGISFLLFGMIASNGLQILVDNKVNYGLKRNLVITSVILVVGVGGTYLQLGNFQLTSIALATLFGIGLNLVLPKYAFSER, from the coding sequence ATGAAGACAAAAAATGAAGTTTTTAGAAATGAAGATGCATTATTAGATATCAACGATAAACCGAGCTTCCCACATTGGCTCGTTTTATCGATCCAACATCTCTTTACGATGTTTGGCGCAACAGTTTTAGTGCCATTATTGATCGGTTTAGATCCAAGTATCGCCTTATTTTGTTCTGGGATCGGGACTTTAGTCTATCTATTTTGTACTAAAGCTAAGATCCCAGCTTATTTAGGATCAAGTTTTGCTTTTATCATGACGATGCAAGTGTTGATGAAAAACTATGGTTATCCCGCTGTTGGCCAAGGTGCGATCGCGGCTGGTCTTGTTTATGTGATCGTCTCACTGATCGTTGGCAAATTTGGGTCCGCTTGGGTTGATCAACTTTTACCGCCGGTTGTCGTTGGACCGATCGTTATCGTGATCGGCTTATCACTAGCAACCACTGCAGCTAATGATGCGATGCTGAATAATTCGACTTATGATCTAAAATACTTCAGTGTGGCACTGCTTACCTTATTGTTGACGATCATTTTTAACATCTATTTGAAAGGTTTTCCAAGTATGATCCCAGTTTTATTAGGGATCATCTCCGGCTATATCATTGCTGTTTTGCTTGGGATCGTTGATTTTTCTGGCGTTGCCAAAGCTAAGTGGTTTAGCTTACCAGCTTTTGATGTGATGTTTATCAATTATGATTTTAAATGGTATCCAGCTGCGATCTTAGGAATGGCGCCGATCGCCTTTGTTACGATGACTGAGCATATGGGTCATATCATGGTCTTAAATAAGTTGACTAAGCGTAATTTCTTTAAAGATCCAGGTTTGAATCGCACCCTTTTAGGTGATGGACTCTCAAGTATTATCGCTGGTTTTGCAGGTGGACCGCCAACAACTTCCTACGGTGAAAACATCGGAGTCTTAGCGATGTCTAAAGTTCATTCAGTTTGGGTCATTTCAGGGGCTGCTTTCTTTGCTTTTCTCTTCAGTTTTTGTGGCAAGATCTCAGCTTTGATCCAATCGATCCCAAGTCCAGTTATCGGTGGGATCTCATTTCTACTCTTTGGCATGATCGCGTCAAACGGTCTTCAGATCTTAGTCGATAATAAAGTCAACTATGGTTTAAAACGTAATTTAGTGATCACATCAGTCATCTTAGTTGTTGGAGTTGGTGGAACTTACTTGCAACTCGGAAATTTCCAATTGACAAGTATCGCTTTAGCAACGCTTTTTGGGATCGGATTAAATTTAGTATTACCAAAATATGCTTTTAGCGAACGTTAA
- a CDS encoding aspartate carbamoyltransferase catalytic subunit, with the protein MKHFVSVDNLDETKVLELIKRAQYFKNGGQINLTRAVYCVNMFFEDSTRTHTSFEMAERKLGLNVLSFDPKQSSVNKGETLYDTLLTMDALGVDLAVIRHSENEYYQELITPSADKTLDIGILNGGDGSGQHPSQCLLDLLTIYEEFGEFAGLKIAIVGDITNSRVAKSNMELLHRLGAKLFFSGPEYWYSEAFERYGEYRPLDELVAEIDVLMLLRVQHERHQGDQNELVFSPQKYHQEFGLTKERYQKLKADAIIMHPGPINRDVEFASELVESKKSRFKAQMQNGVFMRMAMLEQVLKGRGLGGENK; encoded by the coding sequence ATGAAACACTTTGTATCGGTCGATAATTTAGATGAAACAAAAGTTTTGGAACTTATCAAACGCGCCCAATATTTTAAAAATGGAGGGCAGATCAACTTAACCCGCGCTGTTTATTGTGTCAATATGTTTTTTGAAGATTCGACGCGGACGCATACGAGTTTTGAGATGGCTGAGCGTAAATTAGGTCTAAATGTGTTGAGTTTTGATCCAAAGCAAAGTTCAGTCAATAAAGGTGAGACCTTATATGATACGCTACTGACGATGGATGCGCTTGGGGTCGATCTTGCTGTGATCCGTCATTCTGAAAATGAGTATTACCAAGAACTCATCACTCCTTCAGCCGATAAAACACTAGATATCGGGATCTTAAATGGTGGTGATGGTAGTGGCCAGCACCCTTCGCAATGTTTATTAGATCTTTTAACGATCTATGAAGAATTTGGGGAATTTGCAGGTCTAAAGATCGCGATCGTTGGCGATATCACTAATTCAAGGGTCGCTAAGAGCAATATGGAATTACTGCATAGACTAGGGGCAAAGCTCTTCTTTTCTGGTCCCGAGTATTGGTATAGTGAGGCGTTTGAACGATATGGAGAATATCGGCCTTTAGATGAACTGGTCGCAGAAATCGATGTCTTAATGCTTTTACGCGTTCAGCATGAAAGGCATCAAGGTGATCAAAATGAACTGGTCTTTTCACCCCAAAAATATCATCAAGAATTTGGTTTAACAAAAGAGCGTTATCAAAAATTAAAAGCAGATGCGATCATCATGCATCCAGGACCGATCAATCGCGACGTCGAATTTGCAAGCGAGTTAGTCGAAAGTAAAAAATCGCGTTTCAAAGCTCAGATGCAAAATGGTGTCTTTATGCGAATGGCGATGTTAGAACAAGTGCTCAAAGGCCGTGGCCTCGGAGGGGAAAATAAATGA
- a CDS encoding dihydroorotase, protein MKTLLKNGVVYQAGKMLPNDLLIADGVIKALGTDLSELVTSETNVIELNGRLVAPGLVDVHVHYREPGFTHKETIKTGSKAAAHGGYTTVCAMPNLDPVPDTPERVKKQVELNETDGVIKIKQYGAITKGLKSDELLDYAGMKAAGAFAFSNDGCGVQTAGTMYQAMLAAKKLGMPLVAHVEDNSLLFGGVMHAGQKAKELGLPGILGVSESSQIARDLLLAKETGVHYHVCHVSTKESVELIRLAKAHGINVTCEVSPHHLLLDEEDIPANDGFYKMNPPLRTKGDHAALIAGLLDGTIDMIATDHAPHSIDEKTGDMRTSAFGITGSETAFALLYTHLVKEQKLLSLGKLIDLMSKAPAEKFGFDAGQIYAGAQADLAIFELETEYELKEADYLSRGINTPFTGQKVFGQTYLTLVDGRPVYQKEGEK, encoded by the coding sequence ATGAAAACTTTACTAAAAAATGGCGTTGTTTATCAAGCTGGAAAGATGCTACCAAACGATCTATTGATCGCAGATGGAGTGATCAAAGCTTTAGGGACTGATCTAAGTGAACTGGTGACTTCTGAGACAAACGTCATCGAATTAAACGGGCGTCTAGTTGCACCTGGGCTTGTTGATGTTCATGTGCACTACCGTGAACCGGGTTTTACGCATAAAGAAACGATCAAAACAGGAAGTAAAGCGGCAGCCCATGGAGGCTATACGACTGTGTGTGCGATGCCAAATCTAGACCCAGTCCCAGATACACCCGAAAGAGTCAAAAAACAAGTGGAACTAAACGAAACAGACGGTGTCATTAAGATCAAACAATATGGTGCGATCACTAAAGGACTAAAGAGTGATGAATTGCTTGATTACGCGGGGATGAAAGCTGCAGGAGCTTTTGCGTTTAGTAATGATGGTTGTGGAGTCCAAACGGCTGGAACGATGTATCAAGCGATGTTAGCTGCTAAAAAATTAGGAATGCCTTTAGTCGCTCACGTTGAAGATAACTCACTTCTTTTTGGTGGTGTGATGCATGCTGGGCAAAAAGCAAAAGAATTAGGATTACCTGGGATCTTAGGTGTCAGCGAATCATCTCAGATCGCTCGTGATCTATTACTTGCTAAAGAAACTGGTGTCCATTACCACGTGTGCCATGTTTCAACTAAAGAAAGTGTTGAATTGATCCGCTTAGCTAAAGCTCATGGGATCAATGTGACGTGTGAAGTTTCACCACATCATTTGTTACTAGATGAAGAAGATATTCCAGCGAATGATGGTTTTTACAAAATGAATCCACCGTTACGCACTAAAGGAGATCATGCTGCTTTGATCGCAGGTCTTTTAGACGGGACGATCGACATGATCGCAACTGATCATGCACCACATAGTATTGATGAAAAGACAGGTGATATGCGAACGTCTGCTTTTGGGATCACAGGCAGTGAAACAGCTTTTGCTCTTCTATACACGCATTTAGTTAAAGAACAAAAATTGTTATCTTTAGGAAAATTGATCGATCTGATGTCCAAAGCTCCAGCTGAAAAATTTGGGTTTGATGCGGGACAGATCTACGCTGGTGCTCAAGCAGACCTTGCGATCTTTGAGCTTGAAACTGAATATGAATTAAAAGAAGCAGATTATTTATCACGAGGAATAAATACACCATTTACAGGTCAAAAAGTTTTTGGCCAAACGTACTTGACTTTAGTGGATGGGAGACCAGTTTACCAAAAGGAGGGCGAAAAATGA
- a CDS encoding carbamoyl phosphate synthase small subunit yields MKRYLVLEDGTIFKGDAFGAERQTTGEVVFTTGMTGYQEAVTDQSFADQILVFTNPLIGNYGVNLDDYESITPNCYGVVCREVARVADSWRKQDTFDNFLKQMNIPGICHIDTRALTKKLREHGTMKGCLVDSIHDMEHTLDQLHATVLNDRVVEQVSTTKPYPNPGEKRNVVLVDYGLKHSILRELSKRDCNTIVLPASATAEDILRLKPDGVMLSNGPGDPKDVLHAVEMVKEIQKQLPLFGICLGHQIFALANGADTYKMKFGHRGFNHPVKEIATGRINFTSQNHGYAVDPATVDKAELIITHKEINDGTVEGLRHKRYKAFSVQFHPDAAPGPHDAVDIFDDFMHMIDQRKEEENA; encoded by the coding sequence ATGAAGCGTTATTTAGTTTTAGAAGATGGGACTATCTTTAAGGGCGATGCTTTTGGAGCAGAGCGTCAAACAACTGGTGAAGTCGTGTTTACAACAGGAATGACTGGATATCAAGAAGCAGTGACAGATCAATCATTTGCAGATCAGATCTTAGTCTTTACCAATCCTTTGATCGGTAACTATGGTGTCAATCTAGATGATTACGAATCGATCACCCCTAATTGTTATGGCGTCGTCTGTCGTGAAGTCGCTCGTGTAGCAGACAGTTGGCGTAAGCAAGATACGTTCGATAATTTTTTAAAACAAATGAATATTCCAGGGATCTGTCATATCGATACTCGAGCTTTGACGAAAAAATTACGAGAGCATGGGACGATGAAGGGGTGTTTAGTTGATTCGATCCATGATATGGAACATACGCTAGATCAATTACATGCGACTGTTTTAAATGATCGGGTCGTTGAACAAGTCTCGACGACAAAACCTTATCCTAATCCAGGCGAGAAACGCAATGTCGTTTTAGTTGATTATGGCTTAAAACACAGTATTTTACGCGAACTTTCCAAACGCGATTGTAATACGATCGTCTTACCCGCTAGTGCAACGGCCGAAGATATTTTGCGCTTAAAACCAGATGGAGTGATGCTTTCTAACGGACCTGGTGATCCAAAAGACGTTTTACATGCAGTTGAAATGGTCAAAGAGATCCAAAAGCAACTGCCACTTTTTGGGATCTGCCTAGGCCATCAGATCTTTGCTTTAGCAAATGGAGCGGATACGTATAAGATGAAATTTGGACATCGTGGTTTCAACCATCCAGTAAAAGAGATCGCAACGGGGCGGATCAATTTTACCTCTCAAAATCATGGTTATGCTGTTGACCCAGCAACTGTCGATAAAGCTGAACTGATCATCACTCATAAAGAGATCAATGATGGAACGGTCGAAGGTCTGCGCCATAAACGGTACAAAGCCTTTAGCGTCCAATTTCACCCAGATGCTGCTCCAGGCCCACATGACGCCGTCGATATTTTTGACGATTTCATGCATATGATCGATCAACGAAAGGAAGAGGAAAATGCCTAA